Proteins encoded together in one Bacteroides ovatus window:
- a CDS encoding RelA/SpoT family protein, which yields MDDFFTSEEKKELFSLYRHLLQSAGDSISWKDCLKLKRHLIKAAQCNGLQRNNFGMNPVIRDLQTAVIVAEEIGMKGSCLIGIMLHEIVKGHVLSIDEVNAEYGDDVASIIKGLVKTNELYAKSPAIESENFRNLLLSFAEDMRVILIMIADRVNVMRQIKDTGNEEDRLKVANEAAYLYAPLAHKLGLYKLKSELEDLSLKYTQKETYYFIKDKLNETKASRDKYIAAFIEPIQRKVSEAGLKFDIKGRTKSIHSIWNKIQKQKTPFEGIYDLFAIRIILDSEPDPAKEKQECWQVYSIVTDMYQPNPKRLRDWLSIPKSNGYESLHITVMGPEGKWVEVQIRTRRMDEIAERGLAAHWRYKGIKGETGLDEWLTSVREALENADNDSLKVMDQFKMDLYEDEVFVFTPKGDLFKLAKGATVLDFAFHIHSKLGCKCIGAKVNGKNVQLKQKLNSGDQVEIMTSNTQTPKQDWLNIVTTSKARTKIRQALKEMVARQHAFAKETLERKFKNRKLEYDEATMMRLIKRLGFKNVTEFYQQIADGGLDVNEILDKYVEQQKRDSDTHDEIVYRSAEGYNLQAAQQEETTSKEDVLVIDQNLKGLEFKLAKCCNPIYGDDVFGFVTVSGGIKIHRADCPNANQMRERFGYRIVKARWAGKSVGTQYPITLRVVGHDDIGIVTNITSIISKENGITLRSIGIDSNDGLFSGTLTVMVGDTGRLEALIKKLRTIKGVKQVSRN from the coding sequence ATGGACGACTTTTTTACATCAGAGGAAAAAAAGGAGCTTTTTTCACTCTACCGGCATTTGTTGCAATCTGCAGGAGATAGCATTTCCTGGAAGGATTGCCTAAAGTTAAAGAGACATCTTATCAAAGCGGCCCAGTGTAACGGTCTGCAACGCAATAACTTCGGGATGAATCCCGTCATCAGAGATTTACAAACGGCAGTGATCGTTGCCGAGGAAATCGGTATGAAAGGTTCGTGCCTGATCGGTATCATGTTGCACGAAATCGTGAAGGGGCATGTATTGTCTATCGACGAGGTGAACGCCGAATATGGGGATGACGTAGCAAGTATCATCAAGGGATTGGTGAAAACGAACGAGCTGTATGCGAAGAGTCCGGCTATCGAGTCGGAAAACTTCCGTAATCTGCTGCTTTCTTTTGCGGAGGATATGCGTGTAATCCTGATTATGATTGCGGATCGTGTGAATGTGATGCGCCAAATCAAGGACACGGGCAACGAGGAGGACCGGCTCAAAGTGGCGAACGAGGCTGCTTACCTGTATGCTCCGCTGGCACATAAGCTGGGATTGTACAAGCTGAAATCGGAACTGGAAGATTTGTCTCTCAAATATACGCAGAAGGAAACGTATTATTTTATCAAGGATAAGCTGAACGAGACGAAGGCGTCCCGCGACAAGTATATCGCTGCTTTTATCGAACCGATCCAGAGGAAGGTGTCGGAAGCGGGATTGAAGTTCGACATCAAGGGACGCACGAAGTCGATTCATTCGATATGGAACAAGATTCAGAAGCAAAAGACTCCTTTTGAGGGGATTTATGACTTGTTCGCCATCCGTATCATCCTCGATTCGGAACCGGACCCGGCTAAGGAGAAGCAGGAATGTTGGCAGGTTTATTCGATTGTTACGGATATGTACCAGCCGAACCCGAAACGTCTGCGCGACTGGCTCTCTATCCCTAAAAGTAATGGTTACGAGTCGTTGCACATCACTGTGATGGGCCCGGAAGGGAAATGGGTGGAAGTGCAGATACGTACCCGCCGCATGGACGAGATCGCGGAACGCGGATTGGCCGCTCATTGGAGATATAAAGGTATCAAGGGTGAAACGGGTCTGGACGAGTGGTTGACTTCTGTGCGGGAGGCGTTGGAGAATGCAGACAACGATTCACTGAAAGTGATGGATCAGTTTAAGATGGATCTCTACGAGGATGAAGTGTTTGTCTTCACGCCCAAGGGGGATTTGTTCAAGCTCGCCAAAGGGGCTACGGTATTGGATTTTGCTTTCCATATCCATAGTAAGTTGGGATGCAAGTGTATCGGCGCGAAAGTGAACGGCAAGAATGTGCAGCTCAAACAGAAACTGAACAGCGGCGACCAAGTGGAGATCATGACTTCAAACACCCAGACGCCGAAGCAGGACTGGCTGAACATCGTGACGACTTCCAAAGCGCGCACCAAGATAAGGCAGGCTCTCAAAGAGATGGTGGCACGCCAGCACGCTTTTGCCAAGGAGACGCTGGAACGGAAATTCAAGAATCGTAAGTTGGAATATGATGAAGCGACCATGATGCGCCTCATCAAGCGTTTGGGCTTCAAGAATGTGACGGAGTTTTATCAGCAGATTGCCGACGGTGGACTGGACGTTAACGAGATTCTGGATAAGTATGTGGAGCAACAGAAGCGGGACAGTGATACGCACGATGAAATTGTGTATCGCAGTGCCGAAGGGTATAACTTGCAGGCTGCGCAACAAGAGGAAACGACGTCTAAGGAAGATGTTCTGGTAATCGATCAGAATCTGAAAGGGTTGGAATTCAAGTTGGCTAAATGTTGTAATCCGATTTACGGGGATGATGTGTTTGGTTTCGTTACGGTAAGCGGTGGTATCAAGATACACCGGGCGGACTGTCCGAATGCCAATCAGATGCGCGAACGTTTCGGTTATCGTATTGTGAAGGCTCGTTGGGCGGGGAAATCGGTAGGTACACAATATCCTATCACGCTGCGGGTTGTAGGGCATGATGATATTGGTATCGTGACTAACATCACTTCTATTATATCCAAAGAGAATGGTATCACGCTGCGCTCAATCGGTATTGACTCGAACGACGGTTTGTTCTCCGGAACACTGACGGTCATGGTGGGTGATACGGGACGTTTGGAGGCTCTTATCAAGAAATTACGTACTATAAAGGGAGTAAAACAAGTTAGCCGGAATTAA
- a CDS encoding MFS transporter, whose product MAVKLWTVHFMRICVANLLLFISLYVLFPVLSVEMADRLGVPAAQTGVIFLFFTLGMFLIGPFHAYLVDAYKRKYVCMFAAVLMVVATIGYAFVTNLTELILLGTVQGLAFGIGTTAGITLAIDITNSTLRSAGNVSFSWMARMGMIAGIILGVWLYQSQSFQTLLTVSVITGAVGILMLSGVYVPFRAPIVTKLYSFDRFLLLRGWVPAINLILITFIPGLLVPMVHPFLNDFVLGNTGIPVPFFVGTALGYIVSLFFARLFFLKEKTLRLVIIGLGLEIVAISLLNTDISIGISSVLLGLGLGFILPEFLVMFVKLSHHCQRGTANTTHLLATEIGISLGIATACYMELDTDKMLHTGQIVASIALLFFALITYPYYIKKKVR is encoded by the coding sequence ATGGCAGTTAAATTGTGGACAGTTCATTTTATGCGGATATGTGTAGCTAATTTGCTGTTGTTTATATCCTTGTATGTGTTATTTCCGGTGCTTTCCGTAGAGATGGCCGACCGTCTCGGAGTGCCGGCTGCACAGACAGGAGTAATCTTTCTCTTTTTCACCTTGGGGATGTTCCTCATCGGTCCTTTCCATGCCTATCTGGTAGATGCATACAAGCGTAAGTACGTCTGTATGTTTGCTGCTGTCCTGATGGTAGTGGCGACCATCGGATACGCCTTTGTCACCAACCTCACAGAACTGATTCTGTTGGGCACCGTGCAAGGGCTTGCCTTTGGCATAGGCACAACAGCCGGCATCACATTGGCCATCGACATCACCAACTCCACACTGCGCAGTGCGGGAAACGTCAGTTTCTCCTGGATGGCACGTATGGGAATGATCGCAGGCATTATCCTCGGAGTATGGCTTTATCAAAGCCAATCCTTCCAAACCCTGCTCACTGTATCTGTCATAACCGGAGCTGTCGGAATCCTCATGTTATCAGGAGTCTACGTACCTTTCCGTGCGCCGATTGTCACCAAACTCTATTCCTTCGACCGCTTCCTATTGCTTCGTGGATGGGTTCCTGCCATCAATCTGATCCTGATAACCTTCATTCCGGGACTGCTGGTTCCCATGGTACACCCTTTCCTAAACGATTTCGTACTCGGAAACACAGGAATCCCCGTACCGTTCTTTGTAGGAACAGCCCTCGGATACATCGTTTCTCTGTTCTTTGCACGTCTGTTTTTCCTGAAAGAGAAAACACTGCGGCTGGTCATTATAGGACTCGGATTGGAAATCGTAGCCATCTCCCTACTGAATACAGACATCTCCATAGGCATTTCCTCCGTACTCTTAGGACTGGGCTTAGGCTTTATCCTGCCGGAATTTCTGGTGATGTTCGTAAAGCTATCCCACCATTGCCAACGCGGAACAGCCAACACCACCCATCTGCTGGCAACCGAAATCGGCATTTCCCTGGGAATCGCTACCGCCTGCTACATGGAATTGGATACAGATAAGATGCTACATACCGGACAGATAGTAGCATCCATTGCTTTACTCTTCTTTGCATTGATTACCTATCCTTATTATATAAAGAAGAAAGTAAGATAG
- the panB gene encoding 3-methyl-2-oxobutanoate hydroxymethyltransferase, producing MAGYISDDSRKVTTHRLVEMKQRGEKISMLTAYDYTMAQIVDGAGMDVILVGDSASNVMAGNVTTLPITLDQMIYHAKSVVRGVKRAMVVVDMPFGSYQGNEMEGLASAIRIMKESHADALKLEGGEEIIDTVRRIVCAGIPVMGHLGLMPQSINKYGTYTVRAKDDAEAEKLIRDAHLLEEAGCFAIVLEKIPATLAERVASELTIPIIGIGAGGHVDGQVLVIQDMLGMNNGFRPRFLRRYADLYTVMTDAISRYVSDVKNCYFPNEKEQY from the coding sequence ATGGCTGGTTATATATCAGATGACTCAAGAAAGGTGACTACTCATCGCCTGGTTGAAATGAAACAGAGAGGTGAAAAAATATCTATGCTGACTGCTTATGATTACACAATGGCACAGATTGTAGACGGTGCGGGAATGGACGTAATCCTGGTAGGCGACTCCGCTTCCAATGTAATGGCAGGTAATGTGACAACACTTCCTATCACACTCGACCAAATGATCTATCATGCCAAATCCGTGGTACGCGGCGTGAAACGTGCGATGGTAGTGGTTGATATGCCTTTCGGATCCTATCAGGGCAACGAGATGGAAGGACTTGCTTCTGCCATCCGTATCATGAAAGAAAGCCACGCTGACGCTTTGAAGCTCGAAGGTGGTGAAGAAATCATAGACACGGTGAGACGCATCGTATGTGCTGGCATTCCGGTAATGGGACATCTGGGACTCATGCCTCAATCCATCAATAAATACGGCACCTATACCGTGCGTGCCAAAGACGACGCCGAAGCCGAAAAACTGATTCGCGACGCCCATCTATTAGAAGAAGCAGGCTGTTTTGCCATTGTACTCGAAAAGATTCCCGCAACCCTTGCCGAACGCGTAGCATCCGAACTGACCATACCTATTATCGGTATCGGTGCCGGTGGCCACGTAGACGGTCAAGTATTGGTGATTCAGGACATGCTTGGCATGAACAACGGATTCCGTCCGCGTTTCTTGCGTCGTTATGCTGACTTGTACACGGTGATGACCGATGCCATCAGCCGTTACGTTTCTGACGTGAAGAATTGCTACTTCCCCAACGAGAAGGAACAATATTAA
- a CDS encoding HAD family hydrolase, producing MNTTKTIAALFDFDGVIMDTETQYTVFWDEQGRKYLNEEDFGRRIKGQTLLQIYEKYFSDQPEAQLEISAELYVYEQKMSYEYIPGVEAFIADLRRNGAKIAVVTSSNEEKMANVYNAHPEFKGMVDRILTGEMFARSKPAPDCFLLGMEIFEATPENTYVFEDSFHGLQAGMTSGATVIGLATTNTREAITGKAHYIIDDFTGMTYDKLLILHR from the coding sequence ATGAATACAACGAAAACGATTGCGGCACTCTTCGATTTTGATGGTGTCATTATGGATACAGAAACGCAGTACACAGTCTTCTGGGACGAGCAGGGACGGAAATATCTGAATGAAGAAGATTTCGGCCGCCGTATTAAGGGACAGACATTATTGCAAATCTATGAAAAGTATTTCTCGGACCAACCCGAAGCCCAGCTTGAAATAAGCGCCGAACTCTACGTTTACGAGCAAAAGATGTCCTACGAATACATCCCCGGAGTAGAAGCCTTTATAGCCGATCTTCGCCGTAACGGTGCAAAGATAGCCGTAGTCACCAGCTCCAACGAAGAGAAGATGGCTAACGTCTACAATGCCCACCCCGAATTTAAAGGAATGGTAGACCGCATCCTGACCGGAGAGATGTTTGCCCGTTCCAAACCGGCTCCCGACTGCTTCCTGCTCGGGATGGAAATCTTTGAAGCCACCCCCGAAAACACCTACGTCTTTGAAGATTCTTTCCACGGCCTGCAAGCCGGAATGACTTCCGGGGCAACAGTGATCGGACTTGCCACCACCAATACACGTGAAGCCATCACTGGCAAAGCACATTATATAATAGACGACTTCACCGGCATGACCTACGACAAGCTCCTGATCCTGCATCGTTAA
- a CDS encoding MATE family efflux transporter has protein sequence MSKNDPHILGKESIGKLLLQYSIPAIIGMTITSIYNIIDSIFIGHGVGPMAIAGLAISFPLMNLVVAFCTLVSAGGSTLASIRLGQKDMKGATEILSHTLMLCITNSFFFGILSFIFLDDILVFFGASSETLPYARSFMQVILLGTPITYTMIGLNNVMRATGYPKKAMLTSMVTVVANIILAPIFIFHFEWGMRGAATATVISQLIGMVWVVSHFVKKDSTVHFEGNIWKMKRRIVESIFAIGMSPFLMNVCACAIVIIINNSLQNYGGDMAIGAYGIINRLLTLYVMIVLGLTMGMQPIVGYNFGAQKIDRVKQTLRLGIISGVVITSSGFIICEFFPHAVSALFTDSDELIDLAVDGIRLAVLMFPFVGAQIVIGNFFQSIGKAKISIFLSLTRQLLYLLPCLLLFPNWWGLEGIWISMPVSDALAFITAVVSLMIYIKKVSKQHPETVAE, from the coding sequence ATGAGCAAGAACGACCCACATATCTTAGGCAAAGAAAGTATCGGCAAATTGCTGTTACAATATTCCATTCCTGCAATTATCGGAATGACGATTACTTCTATCTATAATATTATTGATAGTATCTTCATCGGACATGGTGTAGGCCCAATGGCGATTGCCGGACTAGCCATCAGCTTTCCGCTGATGAATCTGGTGGTGGCTTTCTGTACATTGGTATCGGCGGGCGGTTCTACGCTGGCGTCTATCCGTCTGGGGCAAAAGGACATGAAGGGGGCTACGGAAATCTTGTCACACACGTTGATGCTCTGTATCACTAATTCGTTCTTCTTTGGTATTTTGTCTTTCATCTTCCTGGATGATATATTGGTTTTCTTCGGGGCCAGTAGCGAGACGCTTCCTTATGCGCGGAGCTTTATGCAGGTGATCTTATTGGGTACTCCTATCACTTATACGATGATTGGGTTGAACAACGTGATGCGTGCTACCGGATACCCGAAAAAGGCGATGTTGACTTCGATGGTGACGGTGGTAGCGAACATTATCCTCGCTCCTATCTTTATTTTCCACTTTGAATGGGGAATGAGGGGAGCTGCTACGGCAACGGTGATTTCACAGTTGATCGGTATGGTGTGGGTGGTGAGCCATTTTGTCAAGAAAGACAGTACGGTGCATTTTGAGGGGAATATCTGGAAGATGAAACGGAGGATTGTGGAGAGTATCTTCGCCATCGGTATGTCTCCTTTCCTGATGAATGTGTGTGCGTGTGCCATTGTGATTATCATCAATAACAGTCTGCAAAATTACGGGGGCGATATGGCGATTGGTGCTTATGGGATTATTAACCGTTTGCTGACGCTTTATGTGATGATTGTGTTAGGTCTGACGATGGGTATGCAGCCTATTGTGGGGTATAACTTCGGAGCACAGAAGATAGACCGTGTGAAACAGACATTGCGACTGGGGATTATCTCCGGGGTCGTGATTACCAGTAGCGGGTTTATTATCTGCGAGTTCTTCCCTCATGCCGTATCGGCTCTTTTCACGGATAGCGATGAATTGATTGATTTGGCCGTAGACGGTATCCGGCTGGCTGTATTGATGTTCCCGTTTGTAGGGGCGCAGATTGTGATTGGTAACTTCTTCCAAAGTATCGGGAAGGCTAAAATAAGTATTTTCCTTTCGCTGACGCGACAGTTGCTTTATCTTTTGCCTTGCTTGCTGCTCTTTCCCAACTGGTGGGGATTGGAAGGTATCTGGATTAGTATGCCGGTATCGGATGCATTGGCGTTTATTACGGCGGTTGTCAGTCTGATGATTTACATTAAGAAAGTGTCTAAACAACATCCGGAAACGGTAGCGGAATAA
- a CDS encoding ABC transporter permease, whose amino-acid sequence MRQIYYSIRTLLHERTLNIVRVLSLSLGLTVGILLFSQIAFEMSYEKCYPEAENLIMARIAAQNMTTGEVQGDDGMNYDYTVCDPVAFTLAQDMPEEIESATCVLPSQFYHIYKEDKLLSKANYMMVDTCFFETMGIPVLKGNAKDLIISNSIFVSEHFARETFGSADPIGKTLSADKQLELTIRGVYKDIPENSMLSRDFVITIHRDGRYASGNGWNGNDIFYAFARLRHASDIDKVNSKIQQVMAKYSPLQWDDWKLEYSVVPLSKRHLDSADTQKRLMIFGFLGFSVFFVAIMNYMLISIATISRRAKSVGVHKCSGASSGNIFGMFLAETGVLVLLSVLFSFLLIINMGELIEDLLGTSLASLFAWDIIWIPLLTVVVLFLLAGGIPGKLFSRIPVTQVFRHYTDGKRGWKRSLLFVQFTGTSFVLGLLLVTLLQYSHLMNGDMGIKIPGLVEAETWMSGETVEHVKDELLRQPMVDGVSASTHSVLGEYWTRGLIGNDGKRIATLNFNMCDYDYPNVMGIRITEGTTIKKKGDLLVNKELVRLMKWTDGAVGKSVSGVEGTIVGVFDDIRNRSFYSSQSPIVLIADKESANHTINVRLKEPYDENLKRLNECVAKTFPNVALNFNSVDSMIREGYKSVYRFRNAVWISSCFILLIVITGLIGYVNGETQRRSKEIAIRKVNGAEASGILKLLIYDILNISVISVLIGTAASYFTGQIWLEQFSERIDMDLLLFIGIALLVLLVIVACVVVKAWHVANENPVKSIKAE is encoded by the coding sequence ATGAGACAAATCTATTATAGCATACGTACATTACTGCATGAGCGTACTTTGAATATCGTAAGAGTGCTCTCCCTTTCTTTAGGACTAACAGTTGGCATCTTGCTTTTCTCGCAAATAGCTTTTGAGATGAGCTATGAGAAATGTTACCCGGAAGCGGAGAATCTGATAATGGCGAGAATAGCGGCACAGAATATGACGACCGGCGAAGTGCAGGGTGATGACGGAATGAATTATGACTATACCGTCTGTGATCCGGTAGCTTTTACCTTGGCGCAGGATATGCCTGAAGAAATAGAATCAGCCACCTGTGTACTTCCTTCCCAGTTTTATCATATTTATAAGGAAGACAAACTGCTGTCAAAAGCAAATTACATGATGGTCGACACCTGTTTCTTTGAAACGATGGGTATACCCGTACTAAAAGGGAACGCGAAAGATCTCATCATCTCGAATAGCATATTTGTATCAGAACATTTTGCCCGTGAAACATTCGGTAGCGCAGACCCTATTGGGAAAACCCTTTCGGCCGACAAGCAGTTGGAGCTCACAATTCGCGGCGTCTATAAAGACATACCCGAAAATTCGATGCTCTCCCGTGACTTTGTGATTACCATCCACCGCGATGGTCGCTATGCGAGTGGTAACGGTTGGAATGGGAATGATATCTTTTATGCCTTTGCACGCTTGCGTCATGCGTCGGATATAGACAAGGTGAACAGCAAAATTCAACAAGTAATGGCAAAATACAGCCCCTTGCAATGGGATGACTGGAAGTTGGAATACAGCGTTGTTCCTCTTTCGAAACGCCATCTGGATTCTGCCGATACCCAGAAACGTTTGATGATATTCGGCTTCCTCGGCTTTTCAGTGTTTTTTGTAGCCATCATGAATTATATGTTGATTTCAATAGCCACTATCAGTCGTCGTGCAAAAAGCGTAGGAGTGCATAAATGCAGTGGAGCCAGTTCCGGAAACATCTTTGGCATGTTTCTGGCAGAAACCGGAGTATTGGTTCTACTATCCGTCCTGTTTAGCTTCCTGTTGATAATCAACATGGGCGAATTGATCGAAGACCTGTTGGGAACCAGCCTTGCCTCACTGTTTGCCTGGGACATCATTTGGATACCCTTGCTCACTGTAGTAGTCCTTTTCCTCCTGGCAGGAGGCATACCGGGAAAACTGTTCTCACGTATTCCCGTCACGCAGGTATTCCGGCACTATACGGATGGAAAAAGAGGATGGAAACGTTCATTACTATTTGTCCAGTTCACGGGTACCTCCTTTGTACTCGGATTATTGCTGGTTACCCTGTTACAATATTCTCACCTGATGAATGGAGATATGGGAATCAAGATTCCGGGACTGGTAGAAGCCGAAACCTGGATGTCCGGCGAAACAGTAGAACATGTAAAAGACGAGTTGCTCCGCCAACCGATGGTGGACGGGGTATCGGCATCCACACACAGCGTACTGGGAGAATATTGGACACGTGGATTGATTGGTAACGACGGCAAACGCATTGCCACCCTTAATTTCAATATGTGCGACTATGATTATCCGAATGTGATGGGAATCAGAATAACAGAAGGCACTACCATCAAGAAAAAAGGCGATCTATTGGTAAATAAAGAACTCGTTCGTTTGATGAAATGGACCGATGGTGCCGTAGGAAAATCAGTGAGTGGGGTAGAAGGTACCATCGTGGGAGTGTTTGATGATATTCGTAATAGAAGTTTCTATTCCAGTCAGTCTCCTATCGTATTGATTGCCGATAAAGAATCGGCCAATCACACCATCAATGTTCGTCTAAAAGAACCCTATGACGAGAACCTGAAACGCTTGAACGAATGTGTGGCAAAAACATTCCCGAATGTAGCCCTGAACTTCAATTCAGTAGACAGCATGATTCGCGAAGGCTATAAGAGCGTATACCGTTTCCGTAACGCAGTCTGGATTTCGTCCTGCTTCATCCTGCTTATTGTCATCACGGGATTGATTGGCTATGTGAATGGAGAAACTCAACGCCGCAGCAAGGAAATAGCCATACGCAAAGTGAATGGGGCAGAGGCCTCCGGCATCCTGAAACTATTGATATACGACATTCTGAATATCTCCGTAATCTCTGTGCTGATAGGTACTGCCGCTTCCTATTTTACAGGCCAAATATGGTTGGAACAGTTTAGCGAACGAATTGATATGGATCTGTTACTTTTTATAGGAATAGCCCTGCTGGTACTATTGGTTATCGTGGCTTGCGTGGTAGTGAAAGCCTGGCACGTTGCCAATGAAAACCCCGTAAAGAGCATCAAAGCAGAATAA
- a CDS encoding ABC transporter ATP-binding protein has product MIEINNISKVFRTSEVETVALNHVNLEVKEGEFVAIMGPSGCGKSTLLNILGLLDNPTEGSYRLMGEEVGGLKEKERTHVRKGKLGFVFQSFNLIDELNVYENVELPLTYLGFKASERRRMVEDILKRMNISHRAKHFPQQLSGGQQQRVAIARAVVTNPKLILADEPTGNLDSKNGAEVMNLLTELNKEGTTIIMVTHSQHDASFAHRTVHLFDGSLVASVIA; this is encoded by the coding sequence ATGATTGAAATAAACAACATCAGTAAAGTATTCCGTACTTCCGAAGTAGAGACAGTTGCCTTGAATCACGTAAACCTTGAAGTAAAAGAGGGAGAGTTTGTAGCCATTATGGGCCCCTCCGGTTGTGGTAAATCCACTTTGTTGAATATTCTGGGTTTGCTCGATAACCCCACCGAAGGTTCCTACCGCTTGATGGGTGAAGAAGTGGGCGGATTGAAAGAGAAAGAACGTACCCATGTGCGTAAGGGCAAACTCGGATTCGTATTCCAGAGCTTTAACCTGATCGACGAGCTGAATGTTTACGAGAATGTAGAACTTCCTCTGACATACCTGGGCTTTAAAGCATCCGAACGCCGCCGCATGGTAGAAGACATTCTGAAACGGATGAACATCAGCCATCGTGCCAAACACTTTCCGCAACAACTTTCCGGTGGTCAGCAACAACGTGTCGCCATTGCCCGTGCCGTAGTGACCAACCCGAAACTGATTCTCGCCGATGAGCCGACCGGTAACCTCGACTCAAAGAATGGGGCAGAAGTGATGAACCTGTTGACCGAACTGAATAAAGAAGGAACAACCATCATCATGGTGACACACTCACAACACGACGCATCCTTTGCCCATCGTACAGTTCATTTGTTCGACGGCAGCCTGGTAGCCAGTGTGATAGCATAA